A part of Rattus rattus isolate New Zealand chromosome 4, Rrattus_CSIRO_v1, whole genome shotgun sequence genomic DNA contains:
- the LOC116897796 gene encoding LOW QUALITY PROTEIN: olfactory receptor 2AJ1-like (The sequence of the model RefSeq protein was modified relative to this genomic sequence to represent the inferred CDS: inserted 2 bases in 2 codons) encodes MTGPGNYTFSSDFILLGLFSSSKTSLVFFSFTFFIFIMTITENTLMILLIHRDSRLHTPMYFLLSHLSFMDILHIXNIVPKMIXFLSGSRSISFGGCGFQIFLSLTLLGGECLLLAAMSYDRYVAICHPLRYPVLMRDNSSGLLAAGSWLVGILNSIVHTAFVLHFPFCNSRAIDHFFCEIPAMLKLSCIDTTHYERGVYVSGIVFLLIPFSMISISYVQILLTVFQMQSSGARQKSLSTCLFHMVVVIMYYGPFIFTYMRPRSYHTPGQDKFLAIFYTILTPTLNPIIYSFRNKDVLMAVKNIVQSNFLNKN; translated from the exons ATGACGGGACCTGGGAACTACACTTTCAGCAGTGACTTTATCCTCTTGGGATTGTTCTCTTCTTCCAAGACAAGCttagtttttttctcatttacatttttcatttttattatgacaatcacagaaaacaccCTCATGATCCTCCTAATCCACAGGGATTCTCGACTCCATACCCCAATGTATTTCCTGCTCAGTCACCTCTCTTTCATGGACATCTTGCACA TCAACATTGTTCCTAAAATGA ACTTTCTCTCAGGCAGCAGATCCATTTCCTTTGGGGGCTGTGGCTTCCAGATATTCCTGTCCCTCACCTTGCTAGGTGGTGAGTGCCTTCTCCTGGCAGCCATGTCCTATGATCGATATGTGGCCATCTGCCACCCACTTCGCTACCCTGTGCTGATGAGAGATAACTCCAGTGGGCTCCTGGCTGCAGGCTCCTGGTTAGTGGGGATCCTCAACTCCATAGTGCACACAGCTTTTGTACTACACTTCCCCTTTTGTAACTCAAGGGCCATCGATCATTTTTTCTGTGAAATCCCTGCCATGTTGAAGTTGTCATGCATAGACACAACACACTATGAGAGAGGAGTTTATGTGAGTGGCATTGTTTTTCTGCTAATCCCATTTTCCATGATCTCTATATCGTATGTGCAAATTCTCCTCACTGTCTTCCAAATGCAGTCATCGGGTGCCCGGCAAAAGTCCTTATCCACCTGTTTATTCCACATGGTTGTTGTCATAATGTACTATGGGCCATTCATCTTCACATATATGAGACCTCGCTCataccacactccagggcaggatAAGTTTCTGGCGATATTCTATACCATCCTGACACCTACACTCAACCCCATAATCTATAGCTTTCGGAATAAAGATGTCCTCATGGCTGTGAAAAACATAGTCCAAAGcaatttcctgaataaaaattGA